GCCCTTCCGTACACCATCCACGGCTTATGGCTGGTTTTATACACTATGAAGCGGCCTCACGAAGTCTGCGAGGGCAAATGGACCGAGATTGACTTTGAGCAGAAACTTTGGCGAAAAGATGCGGAAAACACCAAAACCGGCCTTGAAAACGATGAATGTCCATTGAGTGAACAGGCGTTGAAGGTTTTGACCGAGCTTCACAAAATCACCGGCGACTTTGAATATATGTTTCCCGGCGGAGCGGGCAACCTCCATATAGTTCCTGAAACGCTACGCAAGCTGATTCTTGAAGGTTTGGGCTACTCCGTGGGCGAACTGACCACACACGGGCTTAGAGGCATGTTCTCAACGACCGGCAACGAGCTTGGTTACAATTTTGAGGCCGTTGAAAAGCAGCTTTCCCATAATATCGGCAATGAAGTGTCACAAGCCTATAACCACGCCAAGTATCTTAGAATGAGAAGGCAAGTGGTACAAAAATACGCAGACTGGCTGCATGTTCAGGCAAACAAGGCCCGGAAAAGAAAAAAGCAAGTATCCAGTGAGCATGACAGCACTGAACAAGTGGATTGCATAGCCGTTTGACGGCAGAACAGTGATACAGGAGGAAATATGTTTGAATACCAACTTGATACAATAGAATATGATTCTGCCGAAACAAACGAACTCACCGTTTCCATTGGGGAAATACCGGAAAATGCTCAAATCACCGTCAAAGATACCGGCTGGAGCGAAGAAGAAAAAGAGCATATGAAACAATTCGGCTACGATGGCCTTGATATGGTCAGGGCGTGGTATAGCTAATCGAGCAAACACAAGCTGACCCACCAGGGCGGCACGGATTTTTGCAGCGCGGCACTTCTTTGGGGTGCCGCTCACAAAAACCGCGCCGCCCTTCTGCTTATTGCCCATCTGTGGCCTTTGTTGTACTGATAAATCCATGTTTGAGCCGCAAAAAATACCTTTGTTCAGAGTCAAACAGGCATACGGCCTGGGCGAATATGAACCTCAAGAACTCCTGGACTACCTATCCCCTGATGGCGTCTTTCCCTATGAACTGTGGCAAAAGGCGTATTCCTCTTATTGGAAATATCCCGCCGCTGAATGCTCCCGGCTTTACAAGGTAGAGAATCCGCCTTTCCCTGAAACCCACCAGATACCGGAAAAATACTTCCCAACAGAAACATATGCAAAATGGATAGTCGATTTTTTCTATGAAATGGCACGGCGCATATCTTTCAAGGATTTAGAAAGTGGTTTCGATTACATAGTCGAGACAACGTATGACAGTAAATCCGCTGTAAATGATTCTGACAGAACATTTCTCTTTTATCATCTTGAGTTGGTGGAGAAAAATATTGCCAGCATCACCAGGGTAGAAGGGGTGAAAAACATTGACCTGAAACTTTCTGCTCCCCATGTTCTGTTAAATATATTCCCCGATACGGTTGCCGTGAATAATCTATCGGCCATTCACTACTGGTCTGTTATTCGGGGCTTCCCTTTCGTCAAGGAAGTAAAAGGCATCACGGAAAAGATGGTCGAGTTTGTTATCAAAAGGGCTGCACAAAAAATGCCGCCAGTTCCCGAACCCGAACAATCAGATATAATTACCGAAACGCATATTCCGTCGTCCGTTGGGGAGGAAGCGCCCCCGAATACCCTGCCCGAAGTTGCGGAGCATGGACAAAAAGAGGGTATGATTCTCATTCCCCGCTCTTTATGGGAAGGAAAGACAGGGCAACAAGTCTGTAACGATATGCGGATTGCCGGGTATAAGGAAGATGCTCCAATCGCCTATGCTCTCCACTATTGGGTGGGCATCAAAAGCATAACAGAAATCGGAACTATTTTGCGCGGAGAAGGCATTACAGACAGCGCCAGAGCTAAACACGCCCGGAAGCATTTGGAACTGGCAGAAGGACGCTACTACACAGAATAATTTTGCCAACATTCCCGGTTTTTCCCGGATTTTCCCGATATTTCCCAGCCTACACTCCCGGTTTTTCAGTGTTTTTAGTGCTTTAGTGCCTCCTAAGTTCAATAAAAACTTAGGAGGCTTTTTATGTCACAGAAACAAGTTGAATCATCCATTAAGCGGCTACTCCGTATTAAAGAGGTTCTGGCTCGCCTTTCCATCAGCAGAAGCTCATTTTTGGAGGGGTGCCGCACCGGACGCTTTCCCCAACCCATCAAGATCGGCCCCCGCACTACTGTCTGGAAAGCCGAGGACATCGACGCGTTTATAGAGAACCTTGGCAAGCAGGGGGCAGACAATGAGTAACGCCCTGCAAACTTTCCGTGATGTTCTGAACGGCAAAGGGCTGATACCGGCTGAAATCATTGCGGACGGCAAACTGCACCGTTGCCCCACCCAAGCCAAGCCCAACAAGCAGAACGGCGCGTATATCGCCCATCTGGACACCCCTGCGACACTCTGGTGGTGCAACTGGGAGAGCGTAGAGCAAGGAACGTTCACCGATACCGAGGAAAGAACATTTTC
This DNA window, taken from Desulfovibrio sp. 86, encodes the following:
- a CDS encoding helix-turn-helix transcriptional regulator, with translation MSQKQVESSIKRLLRIKEVLARLSISRSSFLEGCRTGRFPQPIKIGPRTTVWKAEDIDAFIENLGKQGADNE